In a genomic window of Larus michahellis chromosome 3, bLarMic1.1, whole genome shotgun sequence:
- the STX11 gene encoding syntaxin-11 encodes MKDRLNELREFARLHNQQFSDSEDDENSPRDVLLYETDYALEILHKDIQNIRTENDHLKEDVKRLRKQNTRFLTSMRRISSIKRDTNCIARDIKARGESIHRKLQIMRDFSEDAITKYGAMSVIARVAKNHYVDLMHAFQEAMFEYNATEMNQRENCKIRIQRQLEIMGKDVSGNQIEEMIEQGRWDVFSENLLADVKGARSALNEIETRHKELVKLEGRIKEVHELFLQVGLLVEEQADTFNVIEINMQNVEDYVGDAKEQVKKALEYRRKHPLRTILCCCLSCCRR; translated from the coding sequence ATGAAAGACCGGCTAAACGAGCTGCGCGAATTTGCCAGGTTACACAACCAACAGTTTTCTGATAGTGAGGATGATGAAAATTCACCCCGCGATGTTCTCCTTTATGAGACTGATTATGCCTTGGAAATTCTTCATAAAGACATACAGAACATCCGGACAGAAAACGACCACCTAAAAGAGGATGTCAAGCGGCTCAGAAAGCAAAACACCCGCTTCCTTACTTCCATGCGCCGTATTAGTAGCATCAAACGAGATACTAATTGTATTGCCAGAGACATCAAGGCCCGCGGAGAAAGCATCCATAGGAAACTCCAGATAATGAGAGATTTCAGCGAAGATGCAATAACAAAATACGGTGCAATGTCTGTCATTGCCAGGGTAGCGAAGAACCACTACGTTGACCTCATGCACGCCTTTCAGGAAGCTATGTTTGAATACAATGCAACAGAAATGAACCAACGGGAGAACTGCAAGATTCGAATTCAGCGGCAGCTAGAGATCATGGGCAAAGATGTTTCTGGCAACCAGATTGAGGAGATGATTGAGCAAGGCAGGTGGGACGTCTTCTCTGAGAATCTCTTGGCGGATGTTAAGGGGGCTCGCTCAGCCTTGAATGAGATAGAGACACGTCATAAGGAGCTGGTGAAGTTAGAAGGTCGCATTAAGGAAGTCCATGAGCTCTTTCTGCAGGTGGGCCTGCTAGTGGAGGAACAGGCGGACACCTTCAACGTCATTGAGATAAATATGCAAAATGTTGAGGACTATGTAGGAGACGCTAAAGAGCAAGTGAAAAAAGCTTTggaatacagaagaaaacaccCCCTCAGAACaatcctctgctgctgcttatcCTGTTGCAGAAGGTGA